DNA sequence from the Pseudomonas sp. MPC6 genome:
ATTTTCCGCAATGATTGACTCGTTGCGCGTCCGCATGACCGGTTACATGAAACGTTACGGGCATTCGCTGACCTTTTCATTTGAACGCGATCCTGAGCGCGCCAAAGATGAGTTGATGCGACTCGCGGAGCCATTGCTTAATACTGCACGTCGGATTGGACTTGATACCGAGGACATTATTTTAGATCGCGTCATGCGAAACTATCCATTGTGCTCTTGGGAACAGAATATTCTCGTTGTGTATACCCACTTAAGCGCTATGAGTTCAGAGGAACAAAACCGCGAGATGAACGCGCTTACTAAAAACCTAGCTAAGCATGATGTTCCTCGGACGCAATTTGGGCAAAATCCTGCGTTTGCCCTTTCAGCTTTGAAATATCGTCACGACACAATGGTCAAGCGCTTGCAGGATGATTTTGCAAACTGCGGAGTCGATGGGCAAAAAGGGATCATGATGAAGCCCCTTACTGCGCATGAGGCTGTTAAGCGAGTCAGAATTATGATTAACCGTGAAGGTACTTCTCAGAAATTCCGCCCATCCCTACCTGGTGATCGGCATATCCCGAGCGGACCAGAGCGTTCTGACGACTATTCAGATCTGGTGCCTCCGCGCTTGAGCTACCAGATTTGCAGCAACAATGTTGAGCCGGATGGCAACTTTATTCGTACCGATAGACTCTGGCATGGGTCCTTCGGTATGGAACTTGGTCCACAGGATCCTCTGCCATTTAAAGAACTTTTTAGCGCAGTAGATCGGGTGGTGCCATGGCGCATTCGATTTGACCTGAATCCCAGTGGGCTCAATGAAGTACGGATGCGCCGGATGGTTGCAGGCTTCGTAGGGTTATTGCCAAGCAACCGCTCGATACGTGAATCCTTTGCTGACCTTGAGAAACTACAAAAGGAAGAGGCAATTCTTTCAATGAAAGTGGCCGCTTCCACATGGGCTGAGGACAAAGACACTGTTAAGCAGCGTATGTCCTCCATGGAAAAGTCTCTCCAGTCTTGGGGTACATGTCAGGTTAGCCAGAACCACGGCGACCCGATGGCCGGACTTGCATCAACAATTCCGGCATTCACCACCAAGAATACGGCGAATCGTTTGCTGCCCCCACTGCAAGATGCTTTGGCTATGCTCCCCCTGCAACGTCCTGCGACACCTTGGGCAGAAACCGGTTCATGGATCCTCAGAACCCCTGAAGGCAAGATCTATCCTGTAGGTTTAGGCAGCAGCATCCAAGATACCTGGATCGAGCTGTTCTCAGGTATACCTGGTTCCGGTAAGTCCGTAACGGTTAACACCATGAACAACGCTGCGATCCATCGGCCGGGAGCGATCCAACTTCCTCTGATGACTATCGTCGACGTTGGTCCGTCCTCTTCCGGACTTATCCAAGTCATTAGAGACTCGCTACCTGATCATCGGAAAAACGAAGCTGTATACCTCAAGCTGCAAAACAGTGTTGAGTACGCGGTTAACCCCTTCGATACCCAGCTCGGCGCGCGCGAACCAACAACACGCGAGCGGGAGTTTCTCGTTGATTTCCTTAACCTGCTTTGCACCGATACCGATATCGGCCGCGCACCTGCCGAGGTTTCGCGTGTCAATGAGCGCCTCCTTACCCTGGTTTACGACGACAGAGCTGAGAACGGGGCCAATCAATACGAACCCGAGGTCGTTCCGCTCGTAGACAAGATCCTTTTGGAGACCGGGATTCTGGCGGAACATGACGAGAAATGGTGGTCCACTGCGACTTGGTACGAAGTGACAGACATGTTGTTCGCTGCGGGCTATGTTCAGGAAGCGACCATTGCTCAGCGGCAAGCGTCGCCGGTGCTGGCTGACTTCAACTCGATGATGAACAACGAGAGCATTCGACAAATGTTTGGGACCATCCAAACGAAAAGTCATGAGCCTCTGCTCAACTACATGTCACGTTGTTTTGTGGTTGCTACTACGAGTTTTGCGCTGTTCTCGGGGCGAACCAGGTTCGACCTGGATGCAACAACCCGTGTTATCTCAATCGACCTTAACGACGTCATCGGCTCTAAAACTGCTGAGGGAGCCATTAAAACGTCCTGCATGTATCTCTTTGCAAGACAGCTGGCCGCAAAAAACTACTTTCTCCGAAAGGAGGAGCTGGTGAAGGTCGTTCCAGAGTTATATGCGGAATATCACATCAAGCGTGCAGACGATGTGGCCTCACAACAAAAGATTATCGCTTATGACGAGTGGCATAACACTTCTGGACTTGAAGCTCCAGTTCAAACCGTCATTAAAGATGGTCGCGAAGGTCGTAAATGGGGTATCCGCATCATTGCAATTTCCCAATTTATGGGTGACTTCCCACAACCCCTTTTGGATGCATCGACGTCGGTGTACGTGCTCCGCGGTGGGAACCGGAGTGATGAAAAAGTACTTCGTGAATCCTTCCAGGTCTCCGACCAGACCATCAGCGAGCTTCATCGAAAATGTGTCGGGCCGACCGAAGAGGGCGCAAACATGCTCGCCATTTTCAAAACCAACCAGGGCACCATCACGCAGATCCTAACGAACACCACCGGTGCTCTGGAGCTATGGGCTTTTTCTACAACCCAGCAGGACGTTTCGTTACGAACCGCGTTGTACAGCCGACTTGGCTCGATGGCGGCACGCAAGGTACTTGCCGCCAGGTTCCCCCTCGGTACCGCGAAAACCTACATTGAGCAGCTGGAGCTGCAAGCCGGCGCAGAACAAGCGAAATCGGTAGTCATGAACCTCGCAGATGAGATGACAGCCGAGTACCGAGCAAGCCGCAAAGCAGGAGCGCATATCTAATGAACGTACTCAAGTTTTCCCCTCTTGCACTTGCAATGCTGACGGTAGGAATGTTCGCCTCCAAGCCTGCCTACGCTATTTGCGACGGGTGTGTGGTTGGCGCGGTGGAAACCGCAAACCTCAGCATCACATTGGCCGTTAACGCAACCACGGCTGCTGTCGGAGCCATGGCAACGTCTGTAAACACAATGCTGTACCAAGTCGGTACCGCTGTGACTCAGGGCAGCAGCAAAGTCGCTAATACCGTCGAAACTGCAGCCAGGGTTGATAGGGAGTTTGCAGCGACTCAAGAAAAGAACCGTCGCTATGAGGATGCACGTCAGCGTTACTACGTCTCCAATGCAATTTGCAGCGAATCCGCCTCCGGTGGTGCTATCGATGTCAAAGCAAGTGTAGCTGCTATCAAAACAACTATGCGGTCTGGTGGTGGTGGCAAAACTGAGAATCGCAAAATTGCACAAGCATTGACGTCGCCGGCACCGCCGAGCGAGATCGATTCCATGCGTTCAGCGAGCATCCACGCTGACTACTGCGACACGGATGACTACGCTGCATATGGTGGGGCCACTGCGTGCCCGAGCGTGTCGACCACAATGCCAGGTGCCGACAAACGCCTCGACTCCGTGATGATCGGCGCCGGTCCTAATGGCAAGACTGCTGATCTCACTTTCTCTCAAGAGCAGACTGACGCTGCGCAGATGTATACCCAGAACTCTGCTCGACGATCGATCGGCAGCCAGCTTCGCAAAGGCGAAGCTGAAAGCGAAGCTGGCTCGCAGTACATTGGACTCATGAATCAGTACAACTCGATCCTCTCGGCTGCTACTGATCCGCAGGACCAGCTGGTCGCTGATAGCCAACCAAACCCTGCGACCAAAGATCTGCTTGTCGACACGCTCAAGTCCTCCTCGGCCCAAGCGTACTACATCAAAACCGCGTCTACTCAGGCTAAAGCAACCGGCACGATGTCGGCCCGGGAATTTGAATCGTTTGAAGTCGGACGTCGGTATGCCAATACCGAATACCAAGCAGATTTGCAGAACATGGAAGGTGACAACCTGCTTCGCGAACAGATCCGTGTGCAGTCTCAGACAAATTGGTTGCTGCTTGAGCTGCGTAACGACGTCCAGCGTGGGAACGTGATTAACGGATTAAACCTCGCTAGCGGTGCACGCTCGGAATTTGAGCCGATCCTTAGCCAAAAATACCGGGCTGTATCTGGCCATATGGGAGGCAGCAACTGATGACGGAACAACAGTCATCCAAGTCAAGGCAAGCTGCTTCTGTAGCGCTGCGCATCCTCCTCCCGTTCTGGTCCATGAGGCAAACCGTTCGGCTTGCAAAACAGGAAGCTGCCAAGACAAAAAAAAATTGGGCAACCATCAAAGAAATGTCTGCTGAAGCTAAACAGGCGTTGTTGCGCGGCGATGATGAAGAGTCTGCTGAAAGTAAACCGCTGACGTTCGAGGAAGCGATGTCCAACCGCAAGCCAGGTGCGATGTCTGTAGAGCAGCTGCACCTCTATTTCTTGCGTAGGAAGCGTACTGCGCTGCTTGCAGGGTCGATCTTTTGGTTGCTGGGATTGATCGGAATCGTGACCGGGAGCATCGATGGTTCCACGAAAATAATTATCCAAAGTTTCTTGTCGATTGCGGCAGCGACTCCTCTTTTGTTCGCGCTCGCATTGAGCGCTCAGTTTCGCTTGTGGCAATTAGAAACCCGTCGTCTTTCCGTGAGTGAAAAGGGGGGGTTGAATGATTTCCTGAAAGAAAATCCAAACTGGTTGCTGAAAACGCTGAGCCCTCAATATGGCAAATCCAAAGGAGCACGGCTATGAAAGCAATTGCGAGTAAGAGCTTTTGGTTCCTGGTTGCGTGGTTAGTGTCTCTGCCAACTTGGGCAGCAGATGGAACAACCATCAGCGAGATATCAGCCGCGGCGAAAAGGACAGGGGATAAGTCCCGCGAAGCGCTGGTGGCTATCTATGGGAATGTCGTCAATAACCCATTAGCCGGAGGTGACACCAGCGGCGATACCATCCTTGCAAGCATTTTCCAGGTCTTCAATGGCGCACTGTTGGTGGTTGGGGCGATCTGGGCTTGCTATATCGTCTTCCGCAAGCTGACCCGTACGGCTCATGACGGTTCAGTATTCGACAAACAGCAAACGACCATCTGGGGGCCTGTACGCCTTGTTTGGGGGTTGGTCTCATTGGTACCAACTGCCAGCGGTTGGTCGTTATCCCAGCTGCTTATGCTCTGGGGTGCCTCCGTCATGGGGATCGGTATTGCAAACCTCGGCGTCGATAGCGCGATGAGTGCATTCACCGACGGAACATCGATGGTCGTTCAACCCGTCATGCCTTCGACAGTTGGTCTTGCGCACAGCGTTTTCGAGGCAAATCTTTGCCTTCACGGTATCAATGCCGGCATTGCTCAAGCTCAAGCGAGCGGAGCCTTGGTGACCCAAAACGGATACGTGCAGCAATCCGCGACTCAAAGCGGCTTTATCCTCAAAAACTCCAGCTTCGTCTGTGGTGGTGCTGATATCCAAGGCGATCTGGAACCTCAGTCGGTTTCCACTGACTGGTTCGGCGGCACCATTGATGTATCAGATATTCGCCAGGCCCACCTTGCTGCCCTTCAGGCCATGCAGGCAACCCTAAGCACTACCGCTCAAAATTTCGTAAATGCTGTGATACAACGTCAATCAGGGACCACTGCTTCCCTACCTGACATTGAGATGGCCGTTCAGTCTGCATCACAGGCATACGAGAACTCTGTCAACAGCGTGGCAGCTACCAAACAGGGCAATATTGGTGAGCTGGCCAGCAAGATGAATTCAAGCATCAAAGAGGCGGGATGGTGGACGCTGGGGGCCTGGTACCAAACGTTCGCACAAGCAAACACTAAGCTCTCCGATGCTATGGCTGCAAAAGCGTCAGTGTTCGGCATGTCCTCTGGTGGGGATCCAGCCATCGTAAACGTCTACGCCTCTGCAATGACGGCGTACAAGGCTCAGCAGGAGACCTCAACCTTCACCAGTACCTTGGGCACTCAATCCAGCGGTGACTATTCCAAAGGGGCTGGTGGTGCCGATGCGGGGAGCATCATTGGCAGTATCTTTTCCGCACCTGGTCAACGGATTGTCAATTACCTGGTCGACGTCAATGCCGGCGGTGAAGGCATGGGCCAAGTGAATCCGCTAATCAAAATGAAAAATCTCGGCGATTACACTATGGTGGCGGCCGAGACGGCCTTGGGTGGATACGTAGCTGCTAAAACGCTTGAAAAGGTCAAGGATGGCTGGAGTATCGCCGGTGCCTTCTCGAAGGTTGCGAACGCAGTAAGCTCTGTTGGTGATGCGCTTTCAGGGGTGCTTGGTGCTGTTGGCCCATTCATCATTATGCTCATCATCGCATTGTTTATTCTGGGCGGGACTCTCTCTACCTACCTGCCGATGGTGCCCTTCATCATCTGGTTTGGCGCTGCAGTTAATTGGCTGGTTGTGGTTGGCGAGGCTGTTATCGCGGCACCTCTTTGGGCTATCACTCACCTGACCGGTGAGGGTGATGGTATGGGGCAAAAGACAACCCACGGTTACATCTTTCTGCTCAATGTGATGGTGCGGCCGATCCTGATGGTTCTGGGCTTCTTTCTCGGTGGGGCAGCTCTGATCGCCGGCGGCACGCTGCTAAATCAGTTGTTCGGTGTGGCGCTGGCAAATGCGCAGTTCGACTCGACCACGGGGCTGTTCTCGATCATTTTCTTCCTGACTATCTACTGCTCAATGTGCTTGAACCTGGTGCATAGCTGCTTCAACCTGATCATGATTGTCCCGGACCAGGTCATCAACTGGGTAGGTGGCCACGCATCGGCAACCATGGGCCGTGATGATAACGAGAAGATGAAAAATGCCATGAACGTGTTCGGCAGCAAGTTGGAACATCTCGCGCCGCGCCCTGGGCCTGCTGGAGATCATAGAAAAGGGACAACAGGTGGTAACGGTATAAGATCTTAGGAATGACTAACGGGGCCTCTTGGCCCCGTTATCAATAGGGCTTTGACCTGTCAAGAGGTCGTGGTAGGATAAATTATAGATTCCGTATCGTATATCTGATACGAAAAAATGGAGATCATTATGAATATTGCATGGTGGGTTCTTCGACCGTTTTACCTGATGGGACTGGTACCGGTCGTTCCAGTCGCCTTGATCGCCTGCTTCGACTACCGCCGCGACCCCGACGTTGCAGGGATGTTGATTGTTGCTGGATTGCTCTACGTTGCGCTCGGGTACTTTTTGTTTGCTGCAGCACCAGGCATGTTGCGGCGCCGCTTGGAGCGACGTGTAGAGCGTTACAAACGTGAAGGTTTCAAACCTCGCTACGAAGCTTTTTCCGTGGCCTACAACCGGTATGTAGGTTTCGACCCGGTGGCAAAGAAGGCCTTGTACTTCGATATCACCACCGGTGGGGTGATGGTGGATTTCGACCAGATCGATAGCTGGGAGCTTAGCCCCGACAAAAGCCCTCATCCGCTGCTCAAACTTGTTACCCGCCTTCCAGATCTGAGGGAGATTGGTGTGAGAATCAATCGTCCAGGGGCTTGGAAGTCCGATATGCATACGTTGTTCGGGTGAACCGTACGACCGATCTACTCAAAGGAATGGAGCTTTCCATGACGTTTAAACTGACTGCGCTGTCTCTCGCAGCTTGCTGTCTCATGGTCGGATGCGACAAACCAAACACAGACCACGCAGCGCCTGCTGATTCCTCGGGGCCGTCTTCATTGCTCAACAGCCCTAAAGTCAGCAGTACGCCGCAGTCTAACCGCCCACGTGCAGTGCAGGCTCCTAGCTCAGCTGACACCTCAGTGTCTTTGAACGAGTACGTCGACCTCAATACGCTTCCAGGTGGTCAGGCGCTTACGTACCTGGTGCTGGCCAAGTCTGCGAGCAGCACGACATCCGAGCAGAAACTGAGCTGGTTATCCCCGGAATATCAAGCCACCTCGGACGCCTTCAAAAGACAGGATATCGAAAAGGCCAAATGGCCGGCGATACAGGCACAGCTGAACGGCTACGCCAAAAACGATTATTACTCTCTCCCGATTAAAGGTTCATCGGTATCTGAGGGTATGGGAATGCAAAACGTCATGGTGGGTTCCTACGACTTCGCCAGTTCTACATTTCCGATCACCAGCTACGGCCAGTACTGCTGGGCTAACCCGGTGCGGAATAACGTAGGAATGAACCTGCAGATCCAGCCTTCCCAGTTCCCCTGCAGCATAAAAATCGCAGATCAAAATCAAGCCCGGGAGATCGAGCAGGCGAGGGCGCAGGGCACACTCGATTTGCGGGGTACGCTGTACCTGTACATTCCAAAATCGTCCGGCATGACAGCTGCTGGTGAGGTTGTGCACGGTGTCATCGAGCTGCGCGATCGTCAGTCTTCCAAAGTACTAACGACCGTCAATTTGTGATGGCCACCGAACCCACCGGAGGTGCTTATGAAGCAATTAGTGAACCGCGAGCCCTGGTGGGAGTTACCACCGAAGCCTGGGCAAAGTGAAAACGACTGCAGTTGGGGCTACCTGGAGCAATACGACGACGGTTCGTTCAGGTTCGACAACACCCAAAGGCCAAGCGATCAGGAAATTCGTGCCCGCAAAGGCTGTAGATCAAACCCGAATCGTGACGGCGTCCCCCCCCCAGAACGATTGAGCAATCTGAAAGGAGGCACCGATGAGTGCATTGAACGTCCAAGACTGGCAGGCGGTC
Encoded proteins:
- a CDS encoding DotA/TraY family protein, which gives rise to MKAIASKSFWFLVAWLVSLPTWAADGTTISEISAAAKRTGDKSREALVAIYGNVVNNPLAGGDTSGDTILASIFQVFNGALLVVGAIWACYIVFRKLTRTAHDGSVFDKQQTTIWGPVRLVWGLVSLVPTASGWSLSQLLMLWGASVMGIGIANLGVDSAMSAFTDGTSMVVQPVMPSTVGLAHSVFEANLCLHGINAGIAQAQASGALVTQNGYVQQSATQSGFILKNSSFVCGGADIQGDLEPQSVSTDWFGGTIDVSDIRQAHLAALQAMQATLSTTAQNFVNAVIQRQSGTTASLPDIEMAVQSASQAYENSVNSVAATKQGNIGELASKMNSSIKEAGWWTLGAWYQTFAQANTKLSDAMAAKASVFGMSSGGDPAIVNVYASAMTAYKAQQETSTFTSTLGTQSSGDYSKGAGGADAGSIIGSIFSAPGQRIVNYLVDVNAGGEGMGQVNPLIKMKNLGDYTMVAAETALGGYVAAKTLEKVKDGWSIAGAFSKVANAVSSVGDALSGVLGAVGPFIIMLIIALFILGGTLSTYLPMVPFIIWFGAAVNWLVVVGEAVIAAPLWAITHLTGEGDGMGQKTTHGYIFLLNVMVRPILMVLGFFLGGAALIAGGTLLNQLFGVALANAQFDSTTGLFSIIFFLTIYCSMCLNLVHSCFNLIMIVPDQVINWVGGHASATMGRDDNEKMKNAMNVFGSKLEHLAPRPGPAGDHRKGTTGGNGIRS
- the traW gene encoding conjugal transfer protein TraW; this encodes MNVLKFSPLALAMLTVGMFASKPAYAICDGCVVGAVETANLSITLAVNATTAAVGAMATSVNTMLYQVGTAVTQGSSKVANTVETAARVDREFAATQEKNRRYEDARQRYYVSNAICSESASGGAIDVKASVAAIKTTMRSGGGGKTENRKIAQALTSPAPPSEIDSMRSASIHADYCDTDDYAAYGGATACPSVSTTMPGADKRLDSVMIGAGPNGKTADLTFSQEQTDAAQMYTQNSARRSIGSQLRKGEAESEAGSQYIGLMNQYNSILSAATDPQDQLVADSQPNPATKDLLVDTLKSSSAQAYYIKTASTQAKATGTMSAREFESFEVGRRYANTEYQADLQNMEGDNLLREQIRVQSQTNWLLLELRNDVQRGNVINGLNLASGARSEFEPILSQKYRAVSGHMGGSN
- a CDS encoding conjugal transfer protein TraU, producing MGVLEKCVDAVEGAIEYLARHIINKDMTSYCELMTAVGVTDEDIRRSPDLKDPYTLVNNGYSLLTVFDLQGTFQMLSEDEFSAMIDSLRVRMTGYMKRYGHSLTFSFERDPERAKDELMRLAEPLLNTARRIGLDTEDIILDRVMRNYPLCSWEQNILVVYTHLSAMSSEEQNREMNALTKNLAKHDVPRTQFGQNPAFALSALKYRHDTMVKRLQDDFANCGVDGQKGIMMKPLTAHEAVKRVRIMINREGTSQKFRPSLPGDRHIPSGPERSDDYSDLVPPRLSYQICSNNVEPDGNFIRTDRLWHGSFGMELGPQDPLPFKELFSAVDRVVPWRIRFDLNPSGLNEVRMRRMVAGFVGLLPSNRSIRESFADLEKLQKEEAILSMKVAASTWAEDKDTVKQRMSSMEKSLQSWGTCQVSQNHGDPMAGLASTIPAFTTKNTANRLLPPLQDALAMLPLQRPATPWAETGSWILRTPEGKIYPVGLGSSIQDTWIELFSGIPGSGKSVTVNTMNNAAIHRPGAIQLPLMTIVDVGPSSSGLIQVIRDSLPDHRKNEAVYLKLQNSVEYAVNPFDTQLGAREPTTREREFLVDFLNLLCTDTDIGRAPAEVSRVNERLLTLVYDDRAENGANQYEPEVVPLVDKILLETGILAEHDEKWWSTATWYEVTDMLFAAGYVQEATIAQRQASPVLADFNSMMNNESIRQMFGTIQTKSHEPLLNYMSRCFVVATTSFALFSGRTRFDLDATTRVISIDLNDVIGSKTAEGAIKTSCMYLFARQLAAKNYFLRKEELVKVVPELYAEYHIKRADDVASQQKIIAYDEWHNTSGLEAPVQTVIKDGREGRKWGIRIIAISQFMGDFPQPLLDASTSVYVLRGGNRSDEKVLRESFQVSDQTISELHRKCVGPTEEGANMLAIFKTNQGTITQILTNTTGALELWAFSTTQQDVSLRTALYSRLGSMAARKVLAARFPLGTAKTYIEQLELQAGAEQAKSVVMNLADEMTAEYRASRKAGAHI